A genomic region of Oryza glaberrima chromosome 1, OglaRS2, whole genome shotgun sequence contains the following coding sequences:
- the LOC127780431 gene encoding receptor-like protein 43, whose amino-acid sequence MAFTPIKLQSLVIKFLLGNLSNLRYFSLGSNDNSSLYSTDVSWLSRLSSLEHLDMSLVNLSAVVDWVSVVNKLPSLRFLRLFGCQLSSTVDSVPHNNLTSLETLYLKFNNFDKRIAPNWFWDLTSLKLLDISYSGFYGPFPYEIGNMTSIVELDLSGNNLVGMIPFNLKNLCNLEKFAAAGTNINGNITEVFNRLPRCSWNMLQVLFLPDCNLTGSLPTTLEPLSNLSMLELHYNNLTGPIPLWIGELSNLTKLGLSSNNLDGVIHEVELTSLVGLQYLDLAHNNFSGCIPNSLAKFHRMTLEQDKEDRFSGAIRYGIGINDNDLVNYIENITVVTKGQERLYTGEIVYMVNIDLSSNNLTGEIPEEIISLVALTNLNLSWNSLSGKIPEKIGSLSQLESLDLSHNVLSGGIPSSIASLTYLSHMNLSYNNLSGRIPAGNQLDILEDPASMYVGNIGLCGHPLPNNCSINDDPKIEREDLDIMSFHFSMIIGFMVGLLLVFYFMLFSRRWRNTCFVFVDGLYDRTYVQVAVTCRRLWRRN is encoded by the exons ATGG CTTTTACTCCAATTAAGCTACAATCACTTGTTATAAAGTTTTTG CTGGGTAATCTCTCCAACTTGCGCTACTTCAGTCTTGGTTCTAATGATAATTCTAGCTTATATTCAACGGATGTATCCTGGTTGTCACGGTTATCTTCTCTCGAGCATCTAGACATGAGCCTTGTGAATCTCAGTGCGGTTGTGGACTGGGTTTCGGTGGTGAACAAGCTTCCATCTCTTAGATTTCTCCGTTTGTTTGGATGCCAGCTTAGCAGCACGGTCGATTCTGTTCCGCACAACAACCTAACATCTCTTGAAACTCTGTACCTTAAATTTAATAATTTCGACAAGAGGATTGCACCCAATTGGTTTTGGGATTTAACTAGCCTTAAACTTCTAGATATCTCATATAGTGGTTTCTATGGACCATTCCCCTATGAGATAGGCAACATGACCTCAATCGTGGAGCTTGATTTATCTGGCAATAATCTTGTGGGAATGATACCATTTAATCTGAAGAACCTATGTAACTTGGAGAAATTTGCCGCTGCTGGAACCAACATCAATGGGAATATAACGGAAGTATTCAATAGATTGCCTAGATGCTCATGGAATATGTTACAAGTGTTGTTTCTACCGGACTGCAACTTGACTGGAAGCCTACCAACAACACTAGAACCCTTGAGCAATTTGAGCATGCTTGAGCTTCATTATAACAATCTCACAGGTCCGATTCCGCTCTGGATAGGAGAGCTCAGTAATCTAACAAAGTTGGGCCTCAGCTCTAACAATCTAGATGGGGTCATACATGAAG TTGAACTTACAAGTCTAGTGGGTCTTCAATATTTAGACCTTGCACATAACAACTTTTCAGGATGCATACCGAATTCTTTGGCGAAATTTCATAGGATGACACTCGAACAAGATAAAGAAGACAGATTTTCCGGGGCTATTAGATATGGAATTGGGATCAATGATAATGACCTGGTTAATTATATTGAGAACATAACTGTAGTCACAAAAGGTCAAGAACGCCTATATACAGGTGAAATCGTATACATGGTGAACATTGATTTATCTAGTAACAATCTTACTGGAGAGATTCCTGAAGAGATTATCAGTCTTGTTGCGTTGACAAACCTGAACTTATCATGGAATAGCTTAAGTGGAAAAATTCCTGAGAAGATTGGTTCCTTGTCACAATTGGAGTCCCTTGATTTGTCACACAATGTGCTTTCTGGTGGGATTCCCAGCAGTATAGCATCTCTTACCTACTTGAGCCACATGAATTTATCGTACAACAATCTTTCTGGAAGAATTCCAGCAGGAAATCAACTCGACATTCTTGAAGACCCTGCATCTATGTATGTTGGAAACATCGGTCTCTGTGGGCATCCTCTACCAAATAACTGCTCTATCAATGATGATCCTAAAATTGAACGAGAAGACTTGGACATCATGTCATTTCACTTCAGCATGATCATCGGTTTCATGGTTGGCCTCTTGCTAGTATTCTATTTTATGCTCTTCAGCAGAAGATGGAGAAATACTTGCTTTGTGTTTGTCGATGGCTTGTATGACAGAACGTATGTTCAAGTGGCCGTAACCTGCAGGAGGTTATGGAGGAGAAACTGA